ATTTTTAAAACTATTTTAAGTTTTACGTAGAGTAAAATCTAAATAAACAAAATAAACCTTCATAATAAACCAATTTAAAATTCACAAAAATACTATTGTGTCCTTATTTAATTATACAACATATTAATGTAATTATTCAAATATTTAACATGATTAAATATTTGGTTTTTACAGTATCCTTCTCTGTATTAAAAAACTGAAGTAAAAATTGCTCTCCGCTACGAAATTCAGTTATCAATTACTTTGTGATTATATTCCCTGCAGATTATAAAAGATGGTATGATGTTTTTGACTCAAAAAATTGCAATCCAAGAACACTGGGGGAGGGTGGCGTCCTTCTTGCCTGCGCTGAGCAGTATATAGTGTATGAGAATAAATATCGCAGACTAACTAAGGAAAAACATTGAAAATTAATTATCTTATTTCAAAGTATGACAATTAGTGATAGAATATTTATGGACCATTATTAAAGATAGTGCGCAGAAGGGAGATACGATCAATGAAAGGTTACACACGAAAGAAAGATAAGTTGTTTTTAATGCTTTTAGACATTTCTGCCAACTTAAAAGAGGGAGGCCAGTATTTTCTTGATTTTAAAATTAAGGAAGAAAAGCATCTTGATGAATTTCAAAAGAAAATGAAGGAGTATGAGCATAAGGGGGATAGCTTTGTTGATGAAATAATAAAGGATTTAAATAATACCTTTATTACTCCAATTGAGCGTGAAGATGCAATGGAACTTGCGCTACATATGGATGAAATTCTTGATGGACTTGAGGAATGTGCAGCTCATTTCTATATGTATAACATATATGAAATAGACAATTATATGGTGGAGTTTAGTGATTTATTAAACAAATGCATAGTTGAAATACATAGTGCTGTTGATTTGCTTTCACAGAAGAAGCTTACACAAATAAGACAGCATTCAGTTAAAATAAAAGAATATGAGGAAAAGTGCGATATTCTTGAAAGAAGAGCAATAAAGGAACTTTTTGAAAAAGAGAAGGACATAGTCAGACTCATTCAATATAAGGATATATATAAACTTCTTGAAAATACCGCTGATGAATGCCAAAAGGTTGGTAAAGTACTTGAGACGGTAGTAATGAAGAATGCGTAAGGAGAACTGAGATGAGTACATCATATTTTATGATTAGTTTAACCGTTATTCTTGCACTTTGCTTCGACTTTATTAATGGTTTTCATGATACTGCAAATGCAATTGCAACAGCTGTATCAACAAAGGCATTAAGTCCAAGACGTGCAATTATGATTGCCGCTTTAATGAATTTTCTTGGAGCAGTAGCCTTCACTGGGGTTGCAAAAACCATCTCTAAGGATATAGTAAACCTAAACTTAATACCTAATGGAGCTGTAGTTATACTTGCAGCACTTGTTTCTGCTATAGCATGGAACCTTATTACATGGTACCTTGGGATACCAAGCAGTTCATCCCATGCACTTATAGGTTCAATTGCGGGTGCGGCCATTACATCTGCAGGGATTTCATCCATAAACTATAAAGGCTTTGTATCAATAATAAAGTCATTACTCATATCACCCATACTTGCCTTTGTAGTAGGCTATATTGTGTTCACTATTTTTAAACATGTATTTAAAAACTTAAACCTTTCAAAAACCAATATAAGATTTAGAAGGCTTCAGGCTATTACAGCTGCGGTTCAGTCCTTTGCTCATGGAACAAACGATGCTCAAAAATCCATGGGAATA
This DNA window, taken from Clostridium estertheticum, encodes the following:
- a CDS encoding DUF47 domain-containing protein; the encoded protein is MKGYTRKKDKLFLMLLDISANLKEGGQYFLDFKIKEEKHLDEFQKKMKEYEHKGDSFVDEIIKDLNNTFITPIEREDAMELALHMDEILDGLEECAAHFYMYNIYEIDNYMVEFSDLLNKCIVEIHSAVDLLSQKKLTQIRQHSVKIKEYEEKCDILERRAIKELFEKEKDIVRLIQYKDIYKLLENTADECQKVGKVLETVVMKNA
- a CDS encoding inorganic phosphate transporter, coding for MSTSYFMISLTVILALCFDFINGFHDTANAIATAVSTKALSPRRAIMIAALMNFLGAVAFTGVAKTISKDIVNLNLIPNGAVVILAALVSAIAWNLITWYLGIPSSSSHALIGSIAGAAITSAGISSINYKGFVSIIKSLLISPILAFVVGYIVFTIFKHVFKNLNLSKTNIRFRRLQAITAAVQSFAHGTNDAQKSMGIITMALVSNNLIKPGNIPLWVQVSCAASMALGTSIGGWRIIKTVGTQIMKIRPVNGVAADLSSALIIFGASKFGLPVSTTHVISSAIMGVGTSYRVKGVKWNTGKKMIITWFITLPISATLAAVIYMFMSMFI